The proteins below come from a single Rhizobium sp. BT04 genomic window:
- a CDS encoding FliM/FliN family flagellar motor switch protein, protein MTMSNASHDKPAMDPALLAKLTGGLGDRGRVAKICSSFGEIYSEFFPDVIKSETGLDVTVNYLGCEIGYKNHLVDDLSANMTLVDVTLRNWSQNITIACGNGFVITLMEHLLGATADTIEEPADRLLSIIEIDLAVMVFDKIAKVLRSAVNAPGGFEPSLSAPHALEMRARPPEERPDEFAAAINMSITLAGIVSEFSLMVPQTALLKTKVTPPKPKRQATGNSPEWTEQLGDQVRRSHVTLEAKIRLQDLTLRTISKLMVGDVIPFRDGGDVRVEVSANSKELYVCEFGRSGENYMVRVKDTMNSDDELIRHLMN, encoded by the coding sequence ATGACTATGAGCAATGCTTCGCATGACAAACCGGCAATGGATCCTGCCCTTCTCGCCAAGCTCACAGGCGGGCTTGGCGACAGAGGCAGGGTTGCCAAGATCTGCAGCTCCTTCGGGGAAATCTACAGCGAATTCTTCCCCGACGTCATCAAGAGCGAGACCGGTCTCGACGTGACGGTCAACTATCTCGGCTGCGAGATCGGCTATAAGAACCATCTGGTCGACGACCTGAGCGCGAACATGACCCTCGTCGACGTGACGCTGCGCAACTGGTCGCAGAACATCACGATTGCCTGCGGCAATGGATTCGTCATCACGCTGATGGAGCACCTGCTCGGCGCCACCGCCGATACGATCGAGGAGCCGGCCGACCGGCTGCTGTCGATCATCGAAATCGACCTGGCGGTGATGGTTTTCGACAAGATCGCCAAGGTGCTGCGCTCGGCCGTCAACGCGCCGGGCGGTTTCGAACCGAGCCTTTCGGCCCCGCACGCCCTTGAGATGCGCGCCCGGCCGCCGGAGGAGCGCCCGGACGAATTCGCCGCCGCCATCAACATGTCGATCACGCTTGCCGGCATCGTTTCGGAATTTTCGTTGATGGTTCCGCAAACGGCGCTGCTCAAGACCAAGGTGACGCCACCGAAGCCGAAGCGCCAGGCGACCGGCAATTCGCCGGAATGGACCGAACAGCTCGGCGACCAGGTCCGCCGCTCGCATGTCACGCTCGAGGCCAAGATCAGGCTGCAGGACCTGACGCTGCGCACGATATCGAAGCTGATGGTCGGCGACGTCATTCCGTTCCGCGACGGCGGCGACGTGCGCGTCGAGGTCAGCGCCAACAGCAAGGAATTGTATGTGTGCGAGTTCGGGCGTTCAGGTGAAAACTACATGGTCCGCGTCAAGGATACGATGAACTCGGATGACGAACTCATCCGTCA
- a CDS encoding MotE family protein, whose translation MKTILNPDMTVLQLLRRLALPAAGLVLLSIPGAFAQEHAPAGDITSQDEIKQFCTNIADPARDQRYLLQKQELEKLRADIDARVAEMDRRKAEYQDWLKRRDDFLKQAEAGLTDIYKKMKPDVAALQLQEMNIEVASAVIMRLGPRQSSLILNEMDAKKAAAIASVIASASDPNTSKDPS comes from the coding sequence ATGAAGACGATCCTGAATCCCGACATGACGGTCCTGCAGCTGCTGCGCCGGCTGGCGCTGCCGGCGGCAGGCCTCGTCCTTTTGTCGATCCCGGGCGCCTTCGCGCAGGAGCATGCGCCGGCGGGCGACATCACCTCCCAGGACGAGATCAAGCAGTTCTGCACCAACATCGCCGACCCCGCCCGCGACCAGCGTTACCTGCTGCAGAAGCAGGAACTGGAAAAGCTTCGCGCCGACATCGACGCCCGCGTGGCCGAGATGGACAGGCGCAAGGCCGAATACCAGGACTGGCTGAAGCGGCGCGACGATTTCCTGAAACAGGCGGAAGCTGGCCTCACCGACATCTACAAGAAGATGAAGCCGGATGTGGCCGCACTGCAGCTGCAGGAGATGAATATCGAGGTGGCGTCCGCCGTGATCATGCGGCTCGGACCGCGTCAGTCGAGCCTCATCCTGAACGAGATGGACGCCAAGAAGGCCGCGGCCATCGCCAGCGTCATCGCCAGTGCGTCCGATCCCAATACGTCGAAGGATCCTTCATGA
- a CDS encoding flagellar hook-basal body complex protein FliE — MISSVQNVSNLSMTRALGAVDTENSASSSAATMPGTAGATNGMSFASVMGNMASDAVNSLKGAESMSFAGIKGTATTREVVDSMLQAEQTLQTAIAIRDKVVSAFLEVTKMQM; from the coding sequence ATGATCAGCAGCGTCCAGAATGTCAGCAATCTTTCGATGACCCGTGCGCTCGGCGCCGTCGACACCGAAAATTCCGCCTCGTCGTCTGCCGCCACCATGCCGGGCACCGCAGGTGCGACCAACGGCATGAGCTTCGCCTCCGTCATGGGCAACATGGCGAGCGACGCGGTCAACAGCCTGAAGGGTGCGGAAAGCATGTCCTTTGCCGGTATCAAGGGTACGGCGACGACGCGAGAGGTCGTCGATTCCATGCTCCAGGCCGAGCAGACGCTACAGACCGCGATCGCCATCCGCGACAAGGTCGTCTCGGCCTTTCTCGAAGTCACCAAGATGCAGATGTAA
- the flgH gene encoding flagellar basal body L-ring protein FlgH, which produces MNMRFQAAIAALALLAGCQSPTAVSEIGRAPAMSPIGSGLAYGQTPQMALYPKQPRAVAQGYSLWSDSQAALFKDARALNVGDILTVDIQINDKASFDNETNRSRKNSSGMAWDVNAQIFGWTPESKTDLTYGSDTSTDGKGKIERTDKINLMVAAVVTGILENGNLVISGSQEVRLNQELRILNVAGIVRPQDVNSDNQISYDKIAEARISYGGRGRLMEVQQPPRGQQAVDLFSPL; this is translated from the coding sequence ATGAATATGCGTTTTCAGGCCGCGATCGCCGCGCTCGCACTCCTTGCAGGTTGCCAGTCTCCGACGGCGGTCAGCGAGATCGGCCGTGCGCCCGCCATGAGCCCGATCGGCAGCGGGCTTGCCTACGGCCAGACACCGCAGATGGCGCTCTATCCGAAGCAGCCGCGCGCCGTGGCGCAGGGTTATTCGCTGTGGAGCGATTCGCAGGCCGCCCTCTTCAAGGATGCGCGCGCGCTCAACGTCGGCGACATCCTGACCGTCGACATCCAGATCAACGACAAGGCCTCCTTCGACAACGAGACCAACCGCAGCCGCAAGAATTCGAGCGGCATGGCCTGGGACGTCAACGCCCAGATCTTCGGCTGGACGCCGGAGTCCAAAACCGACCTGACCTATGGCTCCGACACCAGCACCGACGGCAAGGGCAAGATCGAGCGCACCGACAAGATCAATCTTATGGTCGCCGCCGTCGTCACCGGCATTCTCGAAAACGGCAACCTCGTCATCTCGGGCTCGCAGGAAGTCCGTCTGAACCAGGAACTGCGCATTCTGAACGTCGCCGGTATCGTTCGTCCGCAGGATGTCAATTCCGACAACCAGATCTCCTACGACAAGATCGCCGAAGCCCGCATCTCCTACGGTGGCCGCGGTCGCCTGATGGAAGTGCAGCAGCCCCCGCGCGGCCAGCAGGCCGTCGATCTTTTCTCGCCGCTTTGA
- a CDS encoding flagellar protein → MAEFDDERIASLKQRRKTVILDRFLTFTGLALAGAAAFFPWYVFFNEDKFGINVAASGNSRDLPDWPARNVFSVSPLAMVNKNEGDKKASPIDPLTTATVSDLGKERNGKPLLEDQPFPGRSSFRLLHVSNGRALIEDPSGMYMVRIGSILPDESRLAALEQRDGKWVIVTSKGDTYQNN, encoded by the coding sequence GTGGCTGAATTCGACGACGAACGCATCGCTTCCCTGAAGCAGCGCAGGAAGACCGTCATCCTGGATCGGTTTCTGACCTTCACCGGCCTGGCGCTGGCCGGCGCCGCCGCCTTCTTTCCCTGGTATGTGTTCTTCAACGAGGACAAATTCGGCATCAACGTCGCCGCCAGCGGCAATTCGCGCGACCTGCCGGATTGGCCGGCCCGCAACGTCTTCAGCGTCTCGCCGCTTGCCATGGTCAACAAGAACGAGGGAGACAAGAAGGCCTCGCCGATCGATCCGCTGACGACGGCGACGGTTTCCGATCTCGGCAAGGAGCGCAATGGCAAGCCCTTGCTGGAAGATCAGCCTTTCCCCGGCAGGTCTTCCTTCCGCCTGCTGCACGTCTCCAACGGCCGGGCGCTGATCGAGGATCCCTCGGGCATGTATATGGTACGCATCGGCTCGATCCTGCCCGACGAGAGCCGCCTTGCGGCACTCGAGCAGCGCGACGGGAAATGGGTGATCGTCACCTCCAAGGGCGATACCTACCAGAACAATTGA
- a CDS encoding flagellar basal body P-ring protein FlgI, producing the protein MKLFFRFLTLIAVLAMSLADVAPAFALTSRIKDIASLQAGRDNQLIGYGLIVGLQGTGDGFRSSPFTEQSMRAMLQNLGISTQGSQSNAKNTAAVMVTANLPPFASPGSRIDVTVSSLGDATSLRGGTLVMTSLSGADGQIYAVAQGAAIVSGFQAQGQAATVTEGVTTAGRVPGGAIIERELPSRFKDSVNLVLQLRNPDFSTAIRIADIVNGYASARFGGPVAEAKDSQEVVIQKPRTADLTRLMADIENLIVETDTPAKVVINERTGTIVIGSDVRVSPVAVSYGTLTVQVTETPQIIQPEPFSRGRTAVQPQTDIAAEQTGGRVAIIDGPDLRTLVAGLNNIGVKPDGIIAILQGIKSAGALQAELVLQ; encoded by the coding sequence ATGAAATTGTTCTTCCGTTTCTTAACCCTTATCGCGGTTCTCGCCATGAGCCTGGCCGACGTCGCGCCCGCCTTTGCGCTGACCTCCCGCATCAAGGACATCGCCTCGCTTCAGGCCGGCCGCGACAACCAGTTGATCGGTTACGGCCTGATCGTCGGCCTGCAGGGAACCGGCGACGGCTTCCGTTCCTCCCCCTTCACCGAGCAGTCGATGCGGGCGATGCTGCAAAATCTCGGCATCTCGACGCAGGGCAGCCAGTCCAACGCCAAGAACACGGCGGCGGTGATGGTCACCGCCAACCTGCCGCCCTTCGCAAGTCCCGGCAGCCGTATCGACGTCACGGTGAGCTCGCTCGGCGACGCAACGTCGCTGCGCGGCGGCACGCTCGTGATGACCTCGCTTTCCGGTGCCGACGGCCAGATCTATGCCGTCGCGCAAGGTGCCGCCATCGTTTCCGGTTTTCAGGCCCAGGGCCAGGCGGCCACCGTGACCGAAGGCGTCACCACGGCCGGCCGTGTGCCGGGCGGCGCCATCATCGAACGCGAACTGCCGTCCCGCTTCAAGGATTCGGTCAATCTCGTCCTGCAGCTGCGCAACCCCGATTTCTCGACGGCGATCCGTATCGCCGACATCGTCAACGGTTATGCCTCGGCGCGCTTCGGCGGTCCGGTCGCCGAAGCCAAGGACTCGCAGGAGGTGGTGATCCAGAAGCCGCGCACCGCCGATCTCACCCGACTGATGGCCGACATCGAAAATCTCATCGTCGAAACCGATACGCCGGCCAAGGTCGTGATCAACGAGCGCACCGGAACGATCGTCATCGGCTCGGATGTCCGCGTCTCGCCGGTTGCCGTCAGCTACGGCACCCTGACGGTTCAGGTCACCGAGACGCCGCAGATCATCCAGCCCGAACCCTTCTCGCGCGGCCGGACCGCGGTCCAGCCGCAGACCGACATCGCGGCTGAGCAGACCGGCGGGCGCGTCGCCATCATCGACGGTCCCGACCTCAGAACCCTCGTCGCCGGCCTCAACAATATCGGTGTGAAACCGGATGGCATCATCGCCATTCTCCAGGGCATCAAGTCGGCGGGCGCCCTGCAGGCGGAGCTTGTGCTGCAATGA
- the flgA gene encoding flagellar basal body P-ring formation chaperone FlgA has translation MMFCRAGHISGWVAAATIAVAGIFLPAKVDAGMGYAVVPTTIIYPGDTLSASQLQEVEVTNPNLAGDFAKSISQVEGMVSKRTLLPGRTISVSGLREAYTVTRGSTIRLVFSLGAMTISAAGTPLEDGSTGQVVRARNMDSGVIVSGTVLADGTVHVRAK, from the coding sequence ATGATGTTTTGCCGGGCAGGACACATCTCAGGATGGGTGGCGGCAGCCACGATCGCAGTCGCGGGCATTTTCTTGCCCGCGAAGGTGGATGCCGGCATGGGTTATGCCGTCGTCCCGACGACGATCATCTACCCCGGCGACACACTGTCGGCCAGCCAGCTTCAGGAGGTCGAGGTCACCAACCCCAACCTCGCCGGCGATTTTGCCAAATCCATTTCCCAGGTCGAAGGCATGGTCTCCAAGCGCACGCTGCTGCCGGGCCGGACGATTTCGGTTTCCGGCCTGCGCGAAGCCTATACGGTGACCCGCGGTTCTACGATCCGCCTGGTCTTTTCGCTCGGCGCGATGACGATCTCGGCCGCCGGCACGCCGCTCGAAGACGGCTCGACGGGGCAGGTCGTGCGCGCCCGCAATATGGATTCCGGCGTCATCGTCAGCGGCACGGTGCTTGCGGACGGCACGGTCCATGTGAGGGCAAAATGA
- the fliI gene encoding flagellar protein export ATPase FliI, with translation MNTTLLSEDGLSPKLAHLADLVERYVSPDFAVAHGGRVQTIAAGHYTVRGLSRHVRLGEFVAHKSATGIHLGEVVRVEPDLIYVCPIEPGEPIGIHDTVIRKGAFRISPSDSWCGRTVNSLCEPIDGLGPIIEGLDRRSISNTAPPSMTRKRVETGFKTGVRAIDIFSPLCLGQRLGIFAGSGVGKSTLLSMLARADAFDKVVIALVGERGREVREFIEDTLGSNMKKAIAVVATSDESPMLRKMAPLTAVTIAEHFRDKGENVLFIVDSVTRFAHAIREVATASGEPPIARGYPASVFTELPRLLERAGPGPEGAGTITAIISILVDGDNHNDPIADSTRGILDGHIVLQRSLAEEGRYPPIDPLASISRLARKAWTPDQEKLVLRLKVLIHRFEETRDLRLIGGYRQGADPDLDMAVKQVPIIYDVLKQSPGDRESPDAFADLAGALKAAAGMGNQGAQIQRR, from the coding sequence ATGAACACCACGCTCCTGTCCGAGGACGGCCTTTCCCCGAAGCTGGCGCATCTGGCGGATCTCGTCGAGCGATACGTATCGCCGGACTTCGCCGTCGCCCATGGCGGTCGCGTGCAGACCATCGCCGCCGGCCACTACACGGTTCGCGGGCTCTCCCGCCATGTGCGCCTCGGTGAGTTCGTCGCCCATAAATCGGCGACCGGCATCCATCTCGGCGAAGTCGTTCGCGTCGAGCCGGATCTGATCTACGTCTGCCCGATCGAACCGGGCGAGCCGATCGGCATCCACGATACCGTGATCCGCAAGGGCGCCTTCCGCATCTCGCCGTCGGACAGCTGGTGCGGGCGCACCGTCAACTCGCTCTGCGAGCCGATCGACGGGCTGGGTCCAATCATTGAAGGCCTCGATCGCCGTTCGATCTCCAATACCGCGCCGCCCTCGATGACCCGCAAACGTGTGGAAACCGGCTTCAAGACCGGCGTGCGCGCGATCGACATCTTCTCGCCGCTCTGCCTCGGGCAGCGTCTCGGCATCTTCGCCGGCTCCGGCGTCGGCAAGTCGACGCTGCTGTCCATGCTCGCCCGCGCCGATGCCTTCGACAAGGTCGTCATTGCGCTTGTCGGCGAACGCGGCCGCGAGGTGCGCGAATTCATCGAGGATACGCTCGGCAGCAATATGAAGAAGGCAATCGCTGTCGTTGCCACCAGCGACGAGAGCCCGATGCTGCGCAAGATGGCGCCGCTGACGGCGGTCACCATTGCCGAGCATTTCCGCGACAAGGGCGAGAACGTCCTCTTCATCGTCGACAGCGTCACGCGTTTCGCCCATGCGATCCGCGAGGTGGCGACCGCCTCCGGCGAGCCGCCGATTGCGCGCGGTTATCCCGCTTCCGTCTTCACCGAGCTGCCGCGCCTGCTGGAACGCGCCGGTCCCGGCCCCGAGGGTGCCGGCACCATCACGGCAATCATCTCGATCCTCGTCGACGGCGACAACCACAACGACCCGATCGCCGATTCGACGCGCGGCATCCTCGACGGTCACATCGTCCTGCAGCGCAGCCTCGCCGAAGAGGGGCGTTATCCGCCGATCGATCCGCTGGCCTCGATCTCGCGTCTCGCCCGCAAGGCCTGGACGCCGGACCAGGAAAAGCTGGTGTTGCGGCTGAAAGTGCTGATCCACCGCTTCGAGGAGACGCGCGACCTGCGCCTGATCGGCGGTTATCGCCAGGGCGCCGATCCCGATCTCGACATGGCGGTCAAGCAGGTGCCCATCATTTACGACGTCCTGAAGCAGTCGCCGGGCGACCGTGAATCGCCCGATGCCTTTGCCGATCTCGCCGGCGCGCTCAAGGCTGCAGCCGGCATGGGCAATCAGGGCGCACAGATCCAGAGGAGATAG
- the motA gene encoding flagellar motor stator protein MotA, translated as MNIIIGFIVTCGCVIGSFMAMGGHVDALFQPFEFVIIGGAGLGSFIMANPMKVVKDSGKALGEAFKHAVPKERNYLDTLGVLYSLMRDLRTKSRNEIEAHIDNPAESTIFQQAPTVLKNKELTAFICDYVRLIIIGNARSHEIEALMDEELNTIMHDKMKPYHAIQIMGDSFPAIGIVAAVLGVIKAMAHINDSPEVLGHLIGSALVGTFLGILLSYCVCSPLVSQIKIVRNKQHRLYVIVKQTLLAYMNGSVPQVALEYGRKTISAYERPSIDAVEQEMMNPGGETKAA; from the coding sequence ATGAACATCATTATCGGATTTATAGTGACTTGCGGCTGTGTCATCGGCAGCTTCATGGCGATGGGCGGCCATGTGGACGCGCTGTTCCAGCCCTTTGAATTCGTGATCATCGGCGGCGCCGGCCTCGGCAGCTTCATCATGGCGAACCCGATGAAGGTGGTAAAGGATTCCGGCAAGGCGCTCGGCGAAGCCTTCAAGCACGCCGTGCCGAAGGAACGCAATTATCTCGATACGCTCGGCGTGCTCTATTCGCTGATGCGCGACTTGCGCACCAAGTCGCGCAACGAAATCGAAGCCCATATCGACAATCCGGCAGAATCGACGATCTTCCAACAGGCTCCGACCGTTCTGAAGAACAAGGAACTGACGGCGTTCATCTGCGACTACGTGCGCCTGATCATTATCGGCAACGCCCGCAGCCACGAGATCGAGGCGCTGATGGACGAAGAACTCAACACCATCATGCACGACAAGATGAAGCCCTACCACGCGATCCAGATCATGGGCGATTCCTTCCCGGCGATCGGTATCGTCGCGGCCGTTCTCGGTGTCATCAAGGCGATGGCCCACATCAACGATTCGCCTGAGGTGCTCGGTCACCTGATCGGCTCAGCGCTCGTCGGCACCTTCCTCGGCATTCTCTTGTCCTACTGCGTCTGCTCGCCGCTGGTCTCCCAGATCAAGATCGTGCGCAACAAGCAGCACCGCCTCTACGTCATCGTCAAGCAGACACTGCTTGCCTACATGAACGGCTCGGTGCCGCAGGTCGCTCTAGAATACGGCCGCAAGACGATCTCGGCTTACGAGCGTCCATCCATCGATGCGGTCGAACAGGAAATGATGAACCCAGGCGGCGAAACCAAGGCGGCTTAA
- the flgB gene encoding flagellar basal body rod protein FlgB, with amino-acid sequence MQPIQLFDLASRQAEWLTIRQQVVAGNIANANTPKFHAKDVTPFDAVLDKSDITMARTNPAHLNGNDFSDSGDIDVKEAALDQEIGVQESGNTVGLAEELSKSGDIKRQYDLNTSLVSSFNRMMLMTVRK; translated from the coding sequence ATGCAACCGATCCAACTTTTCGACTTGGCTTCGCGGCAGGCGGAATGGCTGACGATCCGTCAGCAGGTTGTTGCCGGCAACATCGCGAATGCCAATACCCCGAAATTCCACGCCAAGGACGTCACGCCCTTCGACGCCGTACTTGATAAGTCCGACATCACCATGGCGCGCACCAATCCGGCCCATCTCAACGGCAACGATTTCAGCGACAGCGGCGATATCGACGTCAAGGAGGCCGCACTCGACCAGGAAATCGGCGTCCAGGAATCCGGCAACACGGTCGGTTTGGCCGAGGAGCTCTCCAAGTCGGGCGATATCAAGCGCCAGTACGATCTGAACACCTCGCTGGTCAGTTCCTTCAACCGCATGATGTTGATGACCGTCAGGAAGTAA
- the flgG gene encoding flagellar basal-body rod protein FlgG yields MRALAIAATGMDAQQTNLEVIANNIANINTTGFKRARAEFSDLLYQTERAKGVANRANQAVVPEGANIGLGVQTSAVRNLHLQGELTQTGNDLDVALIGKGFFQIQSTDGTTLYSRAGAFNKNDQGQLVTIDGYEVLPGITIPTGSTELTISRSGQVSAKLPGQTAPTTLGQLTLADFVNEAGLQPIGDNLFQETPASGQAVVGNPDEEGFAYMKQGYLESSNVDPVKEITELISAQRAYEMNSKVITTADEMASIVSKNLK; encoded by the coding sequence ATGAGAGCGCTCGCCATCGCAGCAACGGGCATGGATGCCCAGCAGACCAATCTGGAAGTCATCGCGAACAACATCGCCAACATCAATACGACCGGTTTCAAGCGCGCCCGCGCCGAATTCTCCGATCTTCTCTACCAGACCGAACGCGCCAAGGGTGTCGCCAACCGCGCCAACCAGGCCGTGGTTCCGGAGGGCGCCAATATCGGCCTCGGCGTCCAGACCTCGGCGGTCCGCAACCTGCATCTCCAGGGCGAACTGACCCAGACCGGCAACGACCTCGACGTGGCGCTGATCGGCAAGGGTTTCTTCCAGATCCAGTCGACCGACGGTACGACGCTTTATAGCCGCGCCGGCGCCTTCAACAAGAACGACCAGGGCCAGCTCGTCACCATCGACGGCTACGAGGTCCTTCCCGGCATCACCATTCCGACGGGCTCGACCGAACTGACGATCAGCCGCTCCGGTCAAGTGTCCGCCAAGCTGCCCGGCCAGACCGCCCCGACGACCCTCGGCCAGCTGACGCTTGCCGACTTCGTCAACGAGGCCGGCCTGCAGCCGATCGGCGACAACCTCTTCCAGGAAACGCCGGCATCCGGTCAGGCCGTCGTCGGCAATCCGGATGAGGAAGGCTTCGCCTACATGAAGCAGGGTTACCTGGAATCGTCGAACGTCGACCCGGTGAAGGAAATCACCGAGCTGATCTCGGCCCAGCGCGCTTACGAGATGAATTCCAAGGTGATCACCACCGCTGACGAAATGGCCTCCATCGTCAGCAAGAACCTGAAGTAA
- a CDS encoding flagellar basal body-associated FliL family protein: protein MAEPDASAGQPKKSGSLMTIIGIAVLTLLGAGGGWAVGTIVAPNIKGAKEAEQAKDAEAKKKAEEGLARISTEANNIVQLEPITSNLAYPSENWVRLEVALLFNGPPDVKVSEDIHQDILAYIRTVSLQQIEGPRGFQYLKDDIQERVDLRSQGRVSKVMFRTFVIE, encoded by the coding sequence ATGGCAGAGCCAGATGCAAGCGCAGGTCAACCGAAGAAATCCGGGTCGTTGATGACGATTATCGGCATCGCCGTTCTGACGCTCCTCGGCGCCGGCGGCGGCTGGGCGGTCGGCACGATCGTCGCGCCCAACATCAAGGGAGCCAAGGAGGCCGAGCAGGCCAAGGACGCCGAGGCCAAGAAAAAGGCCGAGGAAGGCCTGGCCCGCATTTCGACCGAGGCCAATAACATCGTCCAGCTCGAGCCGATCACCTCGAACCTCGCCTACCCCTCGGAAAACTGGGTGCGACTCGAGGTCGCGCTGCTGTTCAACGGGCCGCCGGATGTCAAGGTTTCCGAGGATATTCATCAGGATATCCTCGCCTATATCAGGACCGTTTCCCTGCAGCAGATCGAGGGGCCGCGGGGCTTTCAATATCTCAAGGATGACATACAGGAACGTGTTGACCTTCGCTCGCAAGGGCGGGTATCGAAGGTCATGTTCAGGACATTTGTCATCGAATGA
- the flgC gene encoding flagellar basal body rod protein FlgC translates to MDPLSAAMKIAGSGLEAQSTRLRIVSENIANARSTGDTPGADPYRRKTITFGQQMDRATGVETVDVKKVGVDEGDFSTEFDPSNPAADQKGVVKLPNVNILVEMADMREANRSYDANLQTIKQTRDLISSTIDLLKSQ, encoded by the coding sequence ATGGATCCGCTTTCAGCAGCAATGAAAATCGCCGGTTCCGGGCTCGAGGCGCAGTCGACGCGCCTGCGCATCGTTTCGGAAAACATCGCCAACGCCCGCTCGACCGGCGACACGCCCGGAGCCGACCCCTATCGCCGCAAGACGATCACCTTCGGCCAGCAGATGGATCGTGCCACCGGCGTCGAGACGGTCGACGTCAAGAAGGTCGGCGTCGACGAGGGCGATTTCAGCACCGAATTCGACCCCAGCAATCCGGCTGCGGACCAGAAGGGCGTCGTCAAGCTGCCGAACGTCAACATCCTGGTCGAGATGGCCGACATGCGCGAAGCCAACCGTTCCTATGACGCCAATCTGCAGACGATCAAGCAGACCCGCGATCTCATCTCCTCCACGATCGATCTCCTGAAGAGCCAATAA
- the flgF gene encoding flagellar basal-body rod protein FlgF, whose protein sequence is MQSGLYVSLSSQMALEKRLNTIADNMANVNTTGFRATEVKFDEMVAATKNKLNTKVAFVSQGNDYLNESNGELQHTGNMLDFAVKGDAWFALDTPAGRVLTRDGRFTLKDTGELVSIRGYPVLDAGGAPIQLNTKGGEPAVGTDGIIYQDKRQVASLGLFEADISKGYLRYENSGIMTTDQPRAVVDRFNVGVEQGYLENSNVNAMREITQLIEVNRAFESVSSLMRDSEDSFKEAVQTLGGSR, encoded by the coding sequence ATGCAATCCGGTCTTTATGTTTCTCTGTCGTCGCAGATGGCCCTCGAAAAGCGCCTGAACACCATCGCAGACAACATGGCGAACGTGAACACGACCGGCTTTCGCGCCACCGAGGTGAAGTTCGACGAGATGGTGGCGGCGACCAAGAACAAGCTGAACACCAAGGTCGCCTTCGTTTCCCAGGGCAACGACTATCTGAACGAAAGCAATGGCGAGTTGCAGCACACCGGCAACATGCTCGATTTCGCCGTCAAGGGCGATGCCTGGTTTGCGCTCGACACGCCGGCCGGCCGGGTTCTGACGCGGGACGGCCGCTTCACGCTCAAGGATACCGGCGAACTGGTCTCGATCCGGGGATATCCGGTTCTCGACGCCGGCGGTGCACCGATCCAGCTCAACACCAAAGGCGGCGAGCCGGCCGTCGGCACCGACGGCATCATCTATCAGGACAAACGCCAGGTCGCTTCGCTCGGCCTGTTCGAGGCCGATATCAGCAAGGGGTATCTGCGCTACGAAAACAGCGGCATCATGACCACCGACCAGCCGCGCGCGGTTGTCGACCGCTTCAATGTCGGTGTCGAGCAGGGTTATCTCGAAAATTCCAACGTCAACGCCATGCGCGAGATCACCCAGCTGATCGAAGTCAACCGCGCCTTCGAAAGCGTCTCGTCGCTGATGCGCGACAGTGAGGATTCGTTCAAGGAAGCCGTGCAGACGCTTGGAGGCAGCCGCTGA